A region of the Bacillus sp. NP247 genome:
AAAGGAAGCAAGTCAAAAAAGGAGTGAATCATTTCACTCCTTTTTAATTTAGGATGCCGCAGATTGATCCGTATTATATTTTTCTTCTGTTTTGAAACAATCATTGCGCAAATTGCATCGCCGGAAATATTTACAGCTGTTCTAGACATATCTAGAATGCGGTCAATACCGATAATTAAAGCAATACCTTCTACTGATAGATTTACTTGATTTAAAACCATCGTAAGCATTACAAGTCCAACAGCTGGTACACCAGCAGTACCGATACTAGCTAGTACAGCAGTTAATACGACCATAGCTAATTGCTGAAATAAGCGAAGAGAGTTAAATTATGTATTTGGAAAAAAAATAGACCATCACATGATGGCCTAGGGAAGGGGACAATTTATGTCAATTTAATTAGGGATGGAAGCTATTCAAAGACACTGGGGAATGTCTTATAAATTAGGGAGGAATAGCTCCGATACGTATACTATAAAAGGTGGATGTGACCTAGATGTGAACATGGAGTGAAAGAGAGAGGGAGTTTCAAATAAAAGATAGAAAGAACAAAAAAATAAGACCATCACATATAGGATGGTCAAGGGAAGGGGACAATTTATGTCAATTTAATTAGGGATGGAAGCTATTCAAAGACACTGGGGAATGTCTTATAAATTAGGGAGGAATAGCTCCGATACGTATACTATAAAAGGTGGATGTGACCTAGATGTGAACATGGAGTGAAAGAGAGAGGGAGTTTCAAATAAAAGATAGAAAGAACAAAAAATAAGACCATCACATATAGGATGGTCAAGGAAGGGGACAATTTATGTCAATTTAATTAGGGATGGAAAGCTGCTTTAAGACACTGGGGAATGTCTTATAAATTAGGGAGGAACAGCTCCGATACGTATACTATAAAAGGTAGATGTGACCCTCGTGTGAACTTGGAGTGAAAGATATAGGAATTTGAAAAGGGATAAAATAGTTGTTGTTGTAAGAGTTATAGTATAAGTGGAGATATAATAGAGAATATTCTTTTGTAAAACAATAGGAATCTGAATATAAATAAAAGTTGAAATCTATGAAAAAAAGGATTATGCTCAACTATATTATAAGAATATAAGGTTTATCCCGCTACTTGTAGGCTCTTAAAGAGCCTTTATTTATGAGGGGATAAAAGCTTCACTTGATAAAGGGAGTTAGTGATATGGAAGTAGCAAAAAAACAAGGGTTGTATAATCGCCTTGTACGATTAAATCCACCACAAATTTTAGCATTAGGCTTTTTTTGTTTAATTGTGGTCGGAGGATTGTTATTAAAGTTACCGTTTGCAACGAAAGTACATATTAGTTGGGTAGATGCTTTCTTTACAGCTACGTCGGCAGCGACTGTAACCGGTTTAGGTGTTGTAGATACTGCAAGTACGTTTACGATGTTTGGTGAAATTGTTATTATGTTTTTAATTCAAACGGGTGGTCTCGGCCTTATGACGATTGCCATTTTAATTGTTTGGGTATTAGGTAAAAAAATCGGTTTACGCCACCGATTATTAATTGGAGAAGCATTTAATCAAACAAATATTGGTGGTCTTGTGAAATTAGTGAAACGAGTTTTTATTTTTTCTATTTGTATCGAGCTAATTGGAGTTATCTTTTTATCGATGCGCTTTATTCCAGAGTTTGGTTTTGGAAAAGGTTTATACTATAGTATTTTTCACGTTATTGCCTCATATAATAATGCCGGTTTTGCGCTTTGGCCAGATAATTTAACAAGATATGTAGGAGATCCTATCATTAATATTGGGATTTGTTCTTTAATTGTAATAGGGGGGTTAGGGTTTACTGTATTAATTGATATATGGTATAGCCGTAGTTTCCGAAAATTATCGCTTCACTCCAAAATCATGATTGTTGGAACGGTAGCACTTAATATTATTGCGATGATTGTGATTTTTGTATTGGAATATAATAATGTGAAGACTTTGGGAAACTTATCTTTAAATGAAAAGTTATGGGCTTCGTTCTTCCAAGGAATTACACCTCGTACAGCCGGTTTTAATACGGTAGATTATGGGGGGATGGAAGAGTCATCGATACTATTTACGATGGTATTAATGTTTATTGGTGCGGGAAGTGTATCGACAGGCGGTGGAATTAAGTTAACGACATTCGTTATTTTAATTACATCAGTTCTTTCTTTCTTTAGAAAGAAAGAGGATTTTGTTTTATTTCAGCGTACGATTAAAATGTCGACAGTAACGAGAGCGTTAGCAATTGTCGTTGCTAGTCAAATACTTATTTTTACAGCGGTATTTGTATTAATGCTTACAGAAGACTTCAGTTTTATTCAGTTATTATTTGAGACAATTTCAGCGTTTGGCACAGTAGGATTAACAATGGGGATTACTGCGAAGCTATCGGCGTTTGGGAAATGTATTATTATGTTTGTTATGTTTTGTGGATTAATCGGACCGTTAACACTTGTGTTCTCTTTGGCACGACCAGCGAAACAAAAAATTAAATATCCATCAGAAGATGTATTTACAGGATAAGGTATCCCGCATAAAGCGGGATACCTTGTTCTTTTTAAAAAAGAGAGAACAATAAACCAATAAGCGCCACTCGGAATAAAATCGCAATGAGTGCAGCGATACCACCCACAATCGCAGCGATACCACCAGTTACAGTAGCTCCACGATTATAAGCGTAAATACCGAGTAAAACAGACACAAGACCAAATAGTGTTGGGAATGTGAATAATGATAATATTGCTAAAGCAAGAGCAATAAAACCAGCAGTTGATCCCGCTGCGGACGATCTTACATCATCTTTATCGTCTTTATCATCATAATCAATGCGCTGTGGTGCAACTTCAGCTGCGTATTCTTCTTTATAGTCACTATAATCACTATCTATTCGATCTCTTTTTTTATATTCATCAAATTTCTCAGTCAAAGTAAGGACTCCTTTCATAACAAGGTTCAATAGTAGTATGTTTCTTTTTACTGTTTTTATCCCGTATTAACGTGCAGTAAGACTCCCGCCTCAAAATTCGGCTAGAGCGAAGAAGTTAGGTGGGAGTAATATCCAATTGGAAAATGAAAATGTTTTTTTAAAATAGGAAAACTAAGTATGACTTCCTCTATTTTGGAAAGTATAAAAAAGAATAATGAGGAAAGGGTGCAATACATAATGGAACATCCAATTGAAAATTTAATGAAAACAGCAATGACCAATTTAAAAGAGATGGTAGATGTAAATACGATTGTTGGAAGTCCAGTTTCAACAGCTGATGGAAATGTAGTATTAACAGTATCTCAAGTGGCTTTTGGTTTTGGTGCCGGCGGAAGTGACTTTAAAGGTGATTTTATTTCTGAAAAACATAATAACGGACAAGGGCAGCATAAAGAGAACAAGCAAAGTCATCCATTCGGAGGCGGAAGCGGGGCTGGGGTTTCTATTAGCCCAGTTGCTTTTTTAGTAGTTGGCTCTAACGGTGTGCAAGTATTACACCTCAATAGTAGTACACATTTAATTGAAAAGGCTTTAAATACTGTACCAAGCACTGTAGATAAATTTGTAAATGGTCGCCAAAAGTGAACTTGCATTTTTTAGGAATTATGATATATTAGAAAAAGTGCGCTTTAGGATGATCGGAATAATTGAACTGTAAATATATATGATGTGTGGAATAAGGGAGAGGAATTTATGATTAATATCAAAAACTTAGTAGTTGGCTTATTTATGTTAGTAAGCGGTTTTGTTGTATATGTAATAAAAGAAAAAGCTCCATTCTAAAACAGACAAACCGTTAATGTCTGTTTTAAATTTGCAAAAAATGTTGACAAGTTGTTGTATTGGTGTTAAAATTTTAATTCGTGTCTCGGTTACAGCTAGTGTAAAGTAAATAAATCTTATGAATATAATACGAAAAGTTTGCGAAAGATCGGGTAGTCTTACCAACAACTTTTGTGAACAAACCCTATAAATTGTATATGTAAGCTTTATATGTATACTAGTGAATCAAGGAGCGGTCAGTGGAACCGTAATGATGAGAGAGAGGTAGGGCTTTCATCCAGTATATGTTACTTTCCCGTTAGGTGAATATAAAAAAGAGGGCTCCTTTTGAAAAGGAGCCCTCTTTCTATAGATAAATTGAAACTATAATCAGTGAGACCATTCCCGTTAAATGTTAGCTCACAAATAATGTGATAAAAATGATTAAGTGCGGTTTTCAACTTGTTGACAAATTTCATCTGTTGTTAAACCATGTGCTTTAATTACAGATCCTTTTATCGATGCATCTGCAATACCCATCATATTAGAATCTTGCCCGGTTACAACGCAACAATCGCATCCATGTGCATCATTTTCAGAGTTAAGTGAAACGACTTCATGTCCTTGTTGCTGAAGAGCTTGTTGAACATCTGTTAAAGAGTTCTCAACGCCAATTCTAGCCATAATTCTCACCTCCTACCATCTAGTTGTTAGTATGCTCAAGTCCAAAGCATATATTTATGAAAAGATGGTAGGAAGAGAATATTTATTTAGTCGTTATATACACCAGTAAGCATTTGACTAACGAATTGATCATTTAATGTATCTTGTGCTGAACTGTTATTAGATTGAATATCGATTGAAGCTGTATAGTTGTTATGTTTCCTGTTATTTGGTTCTACTTCAACGTAATTATCGAATTTACAAAACCCTTTCGTATCCATTAGATCAAATAGTTGTAGCATTTCTACTACCTCTTGTCTCGTTCCTTTAATTTGTACACACGCCATTGTTATTTCCTCCTTCAATTTGACAAATTGTTTTTTAAAAATAGGATTATGATTACTAAATGAAAAATATGAATGTTATTTTTAGACAGCGTTATTTTTGTTATTTTCCCCCTTTTTCACCAAAAGTCGTTGTATATTCCCGAATTTATAAATCGGACGTCCGTTTATTGAATACAATAGATTCGTATCGATTGGCGAAAACCCTTCTTTTAAACAAATATTTTTTTTAGTAGAATTTGGCGAAAAAAATTTTTTGACTTTTTGTAAACGTTAACAATGTTATTAAATCAATATAATCAAAGATGTATGTACGATTAAAAATTAAAAATTTTCTAAAAATTCACTTGATTTATTTGAAAAGGAGAGTAAACTAGGAAACAATAAAAAACTCATAGAACATAGGGGGCGCTTTCAAGTGAACGAGCAGTGGATTTTCTTAAATGGAGAATTTGTTCCAAAAGACGAAGCAAAGGTTTCAGTATATGATCATGGCTATTTATATGGCGATGGAGTGTTCGAAGGAATTAGGGTATATAGCGGTAATGTTTTCCGTTTGAGAGAGCATCTTGTCCGGTTATATGAATCAGCGAAATCCATCATGTTAGAAATTCCATATACGTTAGAAGAAGCAACGAAAATCGTTGTTGAAACGATTCGACAAAACAAACTATCTAATGGATATATCCGCCTCGTTGTATCAAGAGGACCTGGGAATTTGGGATTAGATCCCGATTCTTGTATGAAACCCAATGTAGTAGTAATTGCAGAGCAATTATCTTTATTCCCACAAGAATATTATGAAAAAGGGATTCCGATTATAACAGTTGCAACGCGTCGCAATCGCCCAGATGTTTTGTCGCCTCAAGTAAAATCTTTAAATTACTTAAATAATATTTTAGTTCGCATTGAGGCGAAACTAGCTGGAGTACAAGAAGCACTTATGTTAAATGACCAAGGATACGTAGCTGAAGGCTCTGGAGATAACGTATTTATTGTGAAGGGAAATAAATTGATTACACCACCAAGTTCTGCTGGAGCGTTAGAAGGTATTACACGAAACGCGATTTTAGAAATCGGCGAAAAACTTGGATATGACGTAAGAGAAGAATTATTTACAAGGCACGATGTATATGTAGCTGATGAAGTATTTTTAACAGGAACAGCTGCTGAAGTAATTGCTGTTACGACAGTAGATGGAAGAACGATTGGTTTAGGTAGAACAGGGCCACATACGAATCGTTTATTAGAAGAATTCCGTAAATTAGTTGTAGAAGATGGAGAGAAAATTTACGAAGAAAATAAAGTTGGATAATAGCTCTTTATGACATGATAAAGCGTTGATAGGGAGGAGTAGTTGACTGTGAAGCCTCACAGAGAGTCGGTGGTTGCTGGAAACCGATGGTTCACGTCGACGAACATCACCCTTGAGTGCTAAGCTGAAGCGTTTGTTTAGGCTTAGACGGTAGCCCCGTTATTAGCTAGACTCATCCCGAGTCACTGAGGCAAGAGTAATCTTGCGAAGAAGGGTGGTACCGCGAAATCTTTCGTCCCTTCAGCACATAGCTGGAGTGTGGACGTAGGATTTTTTTATTTTATAAATGGTTTAAAAAAGGGGGCTTATAAGAAAAATGTCTTCAAAAACGGAAGAGAAACTGGCAACTGGTGCACAGCTATTGTTAGAAGCGCTAGAAAAGGAAGAAGTAGAAGTGATTTTCGGGTATCCAGGTGGTGCGGTTTTACCTCTATATGATGCGCTTTATGATTGTGAAATTCCGCATATTTTAACGAGGCATGAGCAAGGTGCAATTCATGCTGCTGAAGGATATGCAAGAATTACAGGGAATCCAGGAGTGGTAATTGCAACAAGTGGACCGGGTGCTACAAATGTTATTACTGGTCTAGCTGACGCGATGATTGATTCATTACCGCTTGTTGTATTTACAGGGCAGGTAGCAACAACGTTAATTGGAAGTGATGCTTTCCAAGAAGCAGATATCATGGGGCTTACGATGCCGGTGACAAAACATAATTATCAAGTGCGAAAAGCATCGGATTTACCCCGAATTATTAAAGAAGCATTTCATATCGCTAGAACAGGAAGACCGGGCCCAGTCGTAATTGACCTTCCGAAAGATATGGTAGTGGAGCAAGGCGAGAGATGTAGCGACGTACAAATGGATTTACCAGGATACCAGCCTAATTATGAACCGAATCTACTACAAATAAACAAATTATTACAAGCGGTTGAGGTCTCAAAAAAGCCATTAATTTTAGCTGGAGCAGGTGTATTGCATGCGAAAGCATCGAAAGAATTAACAAGCTTTGCTCGCAAATATCATATTCCAGTTGTTCATACATTACTTGGTCTTGGCGGGTTTCCGCCAGATGATGAACTATTTCTAGGGATGGGAGGAATGCACGGTTCATACACCGCAAATATGGCATTATATGAATGTGACTTACTTATTAATATAGGTGCAAGATTTGATGATCGTCTTACTGGAAATTTAGCTTATTTTGCTAAAGAAGCGATTGTCGCACATATAGATATTGATCCAGCGGAAATTGGGAAAAATGTGCCGACTGAAATCCCTATTGTTGCGAGTGCGAAGCAAGCATTAGAAGCTATACTCACTTTTAAAGAAGGGGAAGTAGATCACAATGATTGGCTTTCGTTATTGAATAGTAGAAAAGAAAAATACCCTCTTTCTTACAAAGAACATGCAGAGCGTATTAAACCTCAATATGCAATTGATATGCTATACGAAATTACGAAAGGAGAAGCGATTGTAACAACAGATGTTGGGCAACATCAAATGTGGGCAGCTCAATATTATCCATTGAAAAACCCAGATAGATGGGTAACTTCTGGGGGATTGGGAACAATGGGCTTCGGGTTTCCAGCAGCAATAGGTGCACAAATCGCAAAGCCTGAAGAACTAGTTATTGCAATTGTCGGTGATGCTGGATTTCAAATGACCTTGCAAGAACTTAGTGTGTTAAAAGAGCATTCTTTACCGGTTAAAGTTTTTATTTTAAATAATGAAGCTTTAGGGATGGTAAGACAATGGCAAGAGGAATTTTATAATAGGCGATATTCGCACTCCTTACTTTCATGCCAACCAGATTTTGTCGCACTTGCCAATGCATATGGCATAAAAGGTGTTCGTATTGAAGACCCACTTCTTGCAAAGCAACAATTACAGTATGCAATTGAATTAAAAGAGCCAGTCGTAATTGATTGCCGCGTACTTCAATCTGAAAAGGTTATGCCGATGGTTGCACCAGGGAAAGGGGTTCACCAAATGGAGGGGGTGGAAAAAAGGTGAAGAGAATTGTAACAGCGACAGTTCGAAATCAAAGCGGTGTGTTAAATCGAATTACAGGTGTTATGACACGTAGACATTTTAATATTGAAAGTATTTCAGTAGGTCATACGGAATCATCGGATATTTCGAGAATGACGATTGTTGTACACGTTGAAAATGAACAGCAAGTTGAGCAGTTAATTAAACAACTTCATAAGCAAATCGATGTACTGAAAGTATCAGATATTACAGAAGAAGCGATGATCGCTAGAGAACTTGCACTTATTAAAGTAGCAACGTCTGTAGCAAGAGCAGAATTATATAGTTTAATTGAACCGTTCCGAGCCGCTGTAATAGATGTTGGGAAGGATTCCATAGTGGTGCAAGTAACAGGTACTCAGGAGAAAGTAGAAGCGTTAATTGAATTACTTCGTCCATACGGTTTGAAAGAAATTGCTAGAACAGGTGTAACAGCATTTACACGTAGTATGAAAAAACAAGATAAACAAGTTATGTTAATTCAATAATTATTTAAAAAATAGGGGGAAATGAAAATGGCAAAAGTTTATTATGAAAAAGACGTAACGGTAAATGTATTAAAGGAAAAGAAAGTAGCAATCATCGGATATGGATCGCAAGGCCATGCACATGCACAAAACTTACGTGATAACGGATTTGATGTAGTAGTTGGACTGAGGAAAGGGAAGTCATGGGATAAAGCGAAAGAAGATGGATTTTCCGTATATACAGTAGCGGAAGCAGCAGAAAAAGCGGATGTAGTAATGATTCTACTACCTGATGAACTGCAGCCGGAAGTATATGAAGCTGAAATTGCACCAAACTTACAGGCAGGTAATTCTCTTGTGTTCGCACATGGCTTTAATGTTCACTTTGATCAAGTAAAACCGCCAGCTAATGTAGATGTATTTCTAGTAGCGCCGAAAGGTCCAGGACATCTAGTACGTCGTACATTTGCGGAAGGAGGAGCTGTTCCTGCATTATTTGCAGTATATCAAGATGCAACAGGAGTTGCGACTGAAAAGGCACTTTCATATGCAGATGGAATTGGGGCGACGAGAGCAGGTGTATTAGAAACAACGTTTAAAGAAGAAACAGAAACAGATTTATTCGGAGAGCAAGCTGTACTTTGCGGCGGAGTGACTGCACTTGTAAAAGCGGGATTTGAAACGCTAGTTGATGCTGGCTATCAACCTGAACTTGCATATTTTGAATGTTTACATGAACTGAAACTAATTGTTGACCTTATGTATGAAGGTGGACTTGAAAATATGAGATACTCAGTTTCAGATACAGCGCAGTGGGGTGACTTCGTATCAGGACCACGCGTTGTTACTGAAGATACAAAGAAAGCGATGGGGGAAGTATTAGCAGAAATTCAAGACGGTACATTTGCAAGAGGCTGGATTGCAGAGCATAAAGCAGGAAGACCAAATTTCCAGGCGACAAATGAGAAAGAAAATGAACATGAAATCGAAGTAGTTGGACGTAAATTACGTGAAATGATGCCTTTTGTACAGCCCCGAGTAAAGGTAGGGATTAAATAATATGAAGCAGATTTTGTTCATGGATACGACGCTTCGTGATGGCGAACAATCACCAGGAGTTAATTTAAATGAACAAGAGAAATTACAAATTGCGAGGCAACTAGAGAGACTTGGTATTAATGTAATGGAAGCTGGATTCGCAGCGGCTTCTGAAGGTGATTTTCAATCGGTAAAACGTATCGCAAATACCATTCAAAATGCTACGGTTATGAGTTTAGCTAGAGCAAAGGAAAGCGATATTCGAAGAGCATATGACGCAGTGAAAGGTGCTGTATCTCCTCGTTTACACGTATTTTTAGCTACGAGTGACATTCATATGAAATATAAGCTTTGTATGTCGAAAGAAGATGTATTAGATAGCATTCAGCGCTCGGTTACACTCGGAAAATCATTATTTCCAACAGTACAATTTTCAGCAGAAGATGCGACAAGAACATCGAGAGCATTTTTAGCTGAAGCAGTAGAAGTAGCGATTCGTGCAGGAGCGAATGTAATCAATATTCCTGATACAGTTGGATATACGAATCCGGAAGAATATTATTCTCTTTTTAAATACTTAAAAGAATCCGTTCCTTCGTATGAAAAAGCAATTTTCTCTTGTCATTGTCACGATGATCTGGGGATGGCAGTAGCGAATTCGTTAGCTGCAGTTGAAGGCGGAGCGTTACAAGTAGAAGGAACGATTAATGGAATTGGAGAAAGAGCAGGAAATGCAGCCTTAGAAGAAGTCGCAGTTGCTCTCCATATTAGAAAAGATTTCTATGAAGCAGAGTCCTCTATGACGTTAAAAGAGATTAAAGCGACAAGTACATTAGTAAGTCGTTTAACAGGTATGGTTGTACCGAAAAATAAAGCGATTGTTGGAGCAAATGCGTTCGCTCATGAATCAGGTATTCATCAAGATGGTGTTTTAAAAGAAGTGACGACATATGAAATTATTGAACCGGCGCTTATAGGTGAATCTCAAAATCTATTTGTACTTGGAAAACATTCTGGACGTCACGCATTTACGGAAAAAATGAAAGAATTAGGCTACGAATTTACAAACGAAGAACGAGATGCGGTGTTTGCAGCATTTAAAAAATTAGCTGATCGAAAAAAGGAAATTACAGAAGAAGATTTACGTGCGCTTATGCTTGGTGAAGCAGCATTTTCGGCACAACAATATAGCATTACGCAATTGCAAGTACACTTCGTATCAAATAGTACACAGTGTGCAACGGTTGTACTAAAAGATGAGGAAGGGAATATGTACGAAGATGCAGCAACTGGTTCTGGAAGTATTGAAGCGATCTATAATGCAATTCAAAGAATTTTAGGATTAGAATGTGACTTAGCGGATTATCGCATACAATCTATAACGCAAGGTCAAGATGCACTTGCACATGTTCATGTTGAATTAAAAGAAGGAACTCATCAAGTATCAGGTTTTGGTGTTGCGCAAGACGTATTAGAAGCATCGGCGAGAGCGTATGTTCATGCGGCCGGAAAATTAAAATCTTTTATTACTCTTGTGAAGTAACTGTTTGATAAGTGAGGGGATCGTCCCTTACTTATCAAAATATATTTCTGAAATTTCAGATAAAAAGGAGTGTTTTATTTGGAAAAACGTATCGTTTGTTTAGCGGGTGATGGTGTTGGTCCGGAAGTTATGGAAAGCGCGAAGGAAGTATTGCATATGGTAGAGAGGCTATATGGACATCATTTTTATTTGCAAGATGAGTACTTTGGCGGAGCTGCTATCGATTTAACTGGGCAACCATTACCACAGCGAACACTTGCCGCTTGTTTAGCGAGTGATGCGGTTTTACTTGGAGCGGTTGGTGGACCACGGTGGGATGATGCGAAAGAAAGGCCAGAGAAAGGATTATTAGCTTTAAGAAAAGGACTTGGTGTATTTGCGAACGTTCGCCCTGTAACAGTAGAAAGCGCAACTGCACATTTATCGCCATTAAAAAACGTAGATGAAATTGACTTCGTTGTCGTTCGTGAACTAACAGGCGGTATTTATTTCTCTTATCCAAAAGAAAGAACGGAAGAATCGGCAACTGATACACTTACGTACCATCGTCATGAAATTGAACGTATCGTGTCGTATGCTTTTCAATTAGCGAGTAAGAGAGAGAAACAAGTAACCTCTATTGATAAAGCGAATGTTTTAGAATCTAGTAAATTGTGGAGAGCTGTTACGGAAGAAGTAGCTCTTCGTTATCCTGATGTTGAATTAGAGCACATTTTAGTAGATGCAGCTGCTATGGAGTTAATTCGGAATCCAGAACGTTTTGATGTAATTGTAACCGAAAATTTATTCGGTGACATTTTAAGTGACGAGGCTTCTGTATTAGCAGGGTCATTAGGAATGCTTCCATCAGCGAGCCATGCGGAAAACGGGCCGTCTTTATATGAGCCTATTCACGGATCAGCACCAGATATTGCAGGGAAAAATAAAGCGAATCCAATTGCGATGATGCGTTCAGTTGCGATGATGCTCAGACAATCATTTGGATTAACGAGAGAAGGGTATGCAATTGAATCCGCAATTTCTGCAGTTCTTAAATCTGGAAAAGGTACAGCTGATATTGGGGGAGATGCGACGACAACTTCATTTACAAAAGCGGTTATTCAAGAAATGGAAGAGCAAGCGCTAGTAGGGAGAGGACGATAATGGGTAAAAGATTACTAGATAAGCTTTGGGAAAGACATGTAGTTGCAACGAATGAAAATGGATTGGATTTATTATATATCGATCTTCATCTCGTTCATGAAGTAACGTCACCGCAAGCCTTTGAAGGCTTGCGGCTTGCAAATCGAACTGTACGGAGACCGGAATTAACGTTTGCAACGATGGATCATAATATTCCAACGATAGATGTTTGGAATATTACCGATCGTATTGCGAAGCAGCAATTGGATACACTTCGTGAGAACTGTAAACAATTTCAGGTGTCATTAGCTGATATTGGTGATGAAGAGCAAGGAATCGTTCACGTTATAGGACCAGAACTTGGACTCACACAACCAGGGAAAACGATTGTTTGTGGTGATAGTCATACAGCAACCCACGGTGCTTTCGGTGCTTTAGCGTTTGGTATTGGTACGAGTGAAGTAGAACATGTATTAGCAACTCAAACGTTGTGGCAACGAAAACCGAAAGCGATGGGGATTG
Encoded here:
- the leuA gene encoding 2-isopropylmalate synthase, translated to MKQILFMDTTLRDGEQSPGVNLNEQEKLQIARQLERLGINVMEAGFAAASEGDFQSVKRIANTIQNATVMSLARAKESDIRRAYDAVKGAVSPRLHVFLATSDIHMKYKLCMSKEDVLDSIQRSVTLGKSLFPTVQFSAEDATRTSRAFLAEAVEVAIRAGANVINIPDTVGYTNPEEYYSLFKYLKESVPSYEKAIFSCHCHDDLGMAVANSLAAVEGGALQVEGTINGIGERAGNAALEEVAVALHIRKDFYEAESSMTLKEIKATSTLVSRLTGMVVPKNKAIVGANAFAHESGIHQDGVLKEVTTYEIIEPALIGESQNLFVLGKHSGRHAFTEKMKELGYEFTNEERDAVFAAFKKLADRKKEITEEDLRALMLGEAAFSAQQYSITQLQVHFVSNSTQCATVVLKDEEGNMYEDAATGSGSIEAIYNAIQRILGLECDLADYRIQSITQGQDALAHVHVELKEGTHQVSGFGVAQDVLEASARAYVHAAGKLKSFITLVK
- the leuB gene encoding 3-isopropylmalate dehydrogenase, producing the protein MEKRIVCLAGDGVGPEVMESAKEVLHMVERLYGHHFYLQDEYFGGAAIDLTGQPLPQRTLAACLASDAVLLGAVGGPRWDDAKERPEKGLLALRKGLGVFANVRPVTVESATAHLSPLKNVDEIDFVVVRELTGGIYFSYPKERTEESATDTLTYHRHEIERIVSYAFQLASKREKQVTSIDKANVLESSKLWRAVTEEVALRYPDVELEHILVDAAAMELIRNPERFDVIVTENLFGDILSDEASVLAGSLGMLPSASHAENGPSLYEPIHGSAPDIAGKNKANPIAMMRSVAMMLRQSFGLTREGYAIESAISAVLKSGKGTADIGGDATTTSFTKAVIQEMEEQALVGRGR